The window TCTGGGAGTATACCTGTGGATATTGGCAATCTGGCTGGTTTGGGAACATTATCGATAGCAAATAATTCCATGTATGGAGTGATTCCAGAGAGCATCTGTAAGCTACAAAACTTGATTGAGCTATACTTGTATAACAATAGCTTGTCTGGCTTCATACCACAATCGCTAGGAAACCTTTCCGAGTTGAATAAGCTTGTTGCACGAAATTGCGCCTTGGAGGGTCCGATTCCAGCAAGCCAAGGAGAGTTAAAAAACCTCATTGTACTTGAATTGTCAAAGAATTACCATCTTAACGGTTCAATGCCCAAAGAGATTTTCAAATTGCCCAGCCTTTCATGGTATTTGGACTTGTCATACAATTCCCTTTCTGGACCCATTCCTAACGAAGTAGGTAGTTTGACAAACCTTAACCCACTTACTCCATCAGGAAACCGGTTGTCTGGCAAGATACCTGAAAGTATTCAGAATTGCAAAGTGTTGGAATGGCTATCATTAGACAGCAATTTGTTTGAGGGAAGCATACCTCAGTCAATAAAAATTATAAATGGGCTCCATCAATTGAACCTGACCATGAATAAGTGGTCTGGTAATATTCCTGATGCCATTGGCAATATTGGAAACCTGCAAGAATTGTATCTAGCAAAGAACAACCTCTCAGGGTCAATCCCATTAGTTCTACGAGGCGAGGTGCCAAAGGAAGGTGTT is drawn from Triticum dicoccoides isolate Atlit2015 ecotype Zavitan unplaced genomic scaffold, WEW_v2.0 scaffold226618, whole genome shotgun sequence and contains these coding sequences:
- the LOC119345334 gene encoding putative receptor-like protein kinase At3g47110 yields the protein SIPVDIGNLAGLGTLSIANNSMYGVIPESICKLQNLIELYLYNNSLSGFIPQSLGNLSELNKLVARNCALEGPIPASQGELKNLIVLELSKNYHLNGSMPKEIFKLPSLSWYLDLSYNSLSGPIPNEVGSLTNLNPLTPSGNRLSGKIPESIQNCKVLEWLSLDSNLFEGSIPQSIKIINGLHQLNLTMNKWSGNIPDAIGNIGNLQELYLAKNNLSGSIPLVLRGEVPKEGVFRNITYSAVAGNVNLCGGTPQLHLHPCPTSHLTKNKRKMPKYLLISLATVETILFSLLVILLIWILKKIKPGQKILPQNSFVDNHYKRIPYHALLRGINEFSEVNLLGRGSYGVVYKCVLDTEERTLAVKVFNLAQSRHFKSLEGECEVMRMIRHCCLIKI